The genomic window ATCATATGGCCGTCAATGGCGTAGGCGGTCCCGCAAACAAAGTCGATCAGCCTGGTCCCCTCCGACGGATCAAGATGCTTCAGGCTGACGATCACCGGATTGCCGGATCGCAGGCCGGCGGCAATGTTCAACGAGTCCTCATAGATCTTGGGCTCAAAAAAACCGATCTCGTATTCT from Candidatus Margulisiibacteriota bacterium includes these protein-coding regions:
- a CDS encoding cell division protein SepF produces the protein EYEIGFFEPKIYEDSLNIAAGLRSGNPVIVSLKHLDPSEGTRLIDFVCGTAYAIDGHMMKIGDSIFLFTPSAIRINSSEDRGNIGEEIQEGKRDSFFSR